A stretch of DNA from Plasmodium cynomolgi strain B DNA, scaffold: 0569, whole genome shotgun sequence:
tatttatcgatggatgtatatatatagtacctattttatattaacgtgtatagtttaaaaatataatacgtTTTATTGAATTCAAATaatgtcaaaaaaaatgacgacatTTCCTGTGAAAACTCTGTATATATGGATATTAGtctttatttgtacattatTCATTACGTAAGAATATGGACttgaagcaaaagaaaatttctaTTATGTGAACCATACCTTTGATTCTAATCTGTTAAACGCTTCATGATTCTTATCAGGAAGAAGCTGCAAAAGCTGTAGCATTGCATAAAATTCAGGAAGAAGAATTCTTTTCAGAACTTGGTGAAACTTCTGATTTCGATCAACATTGTAATCGAATCGATAATAATCTAAGTTTCAAACTTAGAGAAGTCAAAGTCCTTTGCATTAAACTAGTATGTCATTTAGATATGTTAAGTCAATCGGATGATTCAGAACGTAATAATTACTGCAATTACATACGTTTTTGGTTAAATGAACACATAAGTGAAATACATACTATAAATCTGTAG
This window harbors:
- a CDS encoding CYIR protein (putative;~vir-type antigen), whose product is MDISLYLYIIHYEEAAKAVALHKIQEEEFFSELGETSDFDQHCNRIDNNLSFKLREVKVLCIKLVCHLDMLSQSDDSERNNYCNYIRFWLNEHISEIHTINL